One window of Triplophysa rosa linkage group LG8, Trosa_1v2, whole genome shotgun sequence genomic DNA carries:
- the negaly6 gene encoding neuromast-expressed gpi-anchored lymphocyte antigen 6, protein MAQCLLFILMSTLFYKVNSLTCYQCIPETSIKCTETKVECAVGQCGTMKTTSYMGNNKLAEMIMKNCSLPQQCVTASVNLGVTKTVISNQCCDTNLCNYQSEPESPKNVPNGIMCYTCNGGDCSSTLACVDSEDHCIKATVDADGQMMMMRGCATRSFCRGDLSTQIGQSSITMGLNCCRGNLCNSATTVRESSLFQIGLLLYAIVQASV, encoded by the exons ATGGCACAGTGTCTTCTGTTTATTCTGATGAGCACACTTTTCTACAAAG TAAATTCCCTGACCTGTTATCAATGCATACCCGAGACATCAATAAAATGCACTGAAACTAAAGTGGAGTGTGCTGTCGGTCAGTGCGGTACCATGAAAACCACATCTTACATGG GTAACAACAAGTTGGCTGAAATGATTATGAAGAACTGCTCTTTACCTCAACAATGTGTGACTGCATCTGTGAACCTAGGAGTTACAAAAACAGTCATCAGTAACCAATGCTGTGATACTAACCTGTGCAATTACCAGAGCGAGCCAG aatcacccaaaaatgtcccAAATGGTATAATGTGCTACACCTGCAATGGAGGGGATTGCTCTTCAACTTTGGCATGTGTTGATAGTGAAGATCACTGCATCAAAGCTACAG TTGATGCTGATGgacagatgatgatgatgagaggaTGTGCCACCAGAAGTTTTTGTAGAGGCGACCTGTCCACACAGATTGGCCAATCCAGCATAACCATGGGTCTGAACTGTTGTAGAGGAAATCTTTGTAACAGTGCCACAACTGTGCGTGAGAGCAGTCTGTTTCAAATAGGGCTGCTGCTGTATGCTATTGTACAGGCATCAGTTTGA
- the LOC130558382 gene encoding urokinase plasminogen activator surface receptor, with translation MLLDLTIIPFAGPAMALQCTILLLISVFFSKALALRCFVCIPDLSTGTCTQSFITCQSPCNSMTTTVYVGVLDQSQSQKICGDPSSCVTGSINYGLSRVTLNSQCCSTDLCNYNNAPVLPRRPPNGRICFTCDDTGCSKMLPCEGEETQCFTVRVDRNGKKEIQKGCSSQLFCGSSAAHANVSRLLGSNDMKCCEGNLCNSSGAKSIQGFFFSLIPLIFLLFI, from the exons ATGTTGCTTGACCTAACCATCATTCCTTTTGCTGGACCAGCGATGGCACTTCAATGCACTATTCTGCTGCTCATAAGTGTCTTCTTCTCCAAAG CACTGGCACTCAGATGCTTTGTATGCATACCGGATTTGTCAACTGGAACGTGCACTCAAAGTTTCATTACCTGTCAGTCTCCGTGTAACTCCATGACCACAACTGTATACGTAG GTGTCCTTGATCAAAGTCAGAGCCAGAAGATTTGTGGAGATCCCTCTTCGTGTGTCACTGGGAGCATAAATTATGGACTAAGCAGAGTGACCCTTAACTCTCAATGCTGTAGTACAGATCTCTGCAACTATAACAATGCACCAG TGTTGCCACGGCGACCCCCTAATGGGAGGATTTGTTTCACCTGTGATGACACTGGCTGCTCAAAGATGTTGCCCTGTGAAGGTGAAGAGACCCAATGCTTCACTGTAAGAG TTGACAGGAATGGCAAGAAGGAGATTCAGAAAGGATGTTCAAGTCAGCTCTTCTGTGGGAGCTCTGCAGCCCATGCTAATGTATCACGGTTATTGGGGAGTAATGACATGAAATGTTGTGAGGGAAACTTGTGTAACAGCAGCGGCGCCAAGAGCATACAAGGTTTCTTTTTTTCGCTCATACCTCTAATCTTCCTACTTTTCATCTAA